Proteins co-encoded in one Listeria ivanovii subsp. ivanovii genomic window:
- a CDS encoding PIG-L deacetylase family protein: MKRVVSIGAHALDAELMGGPYLIKAASRGDKCTFVHMTRGERGNKAKDPAEYGKQLEKEMQAVAKQMGTDAFWIGYPAGNLPAGEQIIADWMTYLRKEKVTTVITHWRGSLHPRHVLCHDTVTEAVVRLRKEGQNIDLYYGENCEDLNGFISQLYVPFDEEILQTWLRGLREYELFRGGVLSVPYYDYYTTISKIRAIEQSIESYAKTLMHSPHTVEEL; this comes from the coding sequence ATGAAAAGAGTAGTTAGTATTGGTGCACATGCTTTAGATGCAGAACTTATGGGAGGACCTTACTTAATTAAAGCTGCATCCCGAGGAGATAAATGTACTTTTGTTCATATGACACGCGGAGAACGTGGAAATAAAGCAAAAGATCCTGCTGAATACGGGAAGCAACTCGAAAAAGAAATGCAAGCAGTCGCAAAACAAATGGGAACAGATGCTTTTTGGATTGGTTATCCCGCTGGTAACTTGCCCGCAGGAGAACAAATTATCGCTGACTGGATGACTTATTTGCGAAAAGAAAAAGTTACTACAGTTATTACTCATTGGCGCGGTAGCTTACATCCTCGTCATGTGTTATGTCATGATACCGTGACAGAAGCAGTTGTACGTCTTCGAAAAGAAGGACAAAACATTGATTTGTATTACGGTGAGAACTGTGAGGACTTGAATGGATTTATTTCACAGCTTTATGTTCCTTTCGATGAAGAGATTCTGCAAACATGGCTCCGTGGTTTACGTGAGTATGAGCTTTTCCGTGGTGGCGTATTGAGCGTTCCCTACTATGATTATTACACAACCATCTCTAAAATCCGAGCAATCGAGCAAAGTATTGAGTCTTATGCCAAAACTCTAATGCACTCACCGCATACTGTAGAAGAATTATAA